A window from Hymenobacter volaticus encodes these proteins:
- a CDS encoding Gfo/Idh/MocA family protein, with translation MTYTSLLTICLMLLSSVVSFAQKAPLRVGVVGLTHTHVHGILSLKNRNDIQVVGIVEPNRDLAQRYAQQHGYSMSIVFNTMDEMITATKPEAVTAFGTIYEHLAVVQTCAPKGIHVMVEKPLAVSLDHARKMEALAKKHHIQLLTNYETTWYPTNHEAYELLKKGAVGALSQVVIRDGHRGPKKIGVNAEFLDWLTDPVQNGGGALIDFGCYGANLMTWLQDGKKPTSVTAVTQQFQPENNPKVDDEATILLTYDHAKATIQASWNWPIGRKDLEIYGQTGAIYADNKYDLRVRHAEGYDQFREEARRLEERKAPYDDPFALLAAVVRQEIKLKPFDLSSLENNMVVVEILEAARKSAKTHKTINLSN, from the coding sequence ATGACCTATACATCCCTGCTGACTATCTGCCTGATGCTGCTAAGCTCAGTTGTCTCTTTCGCGCAAAAAGCCCCCTTGCGTGTGGGAGTGGTGGGCCTTACCCACACCCACGTACATGGAATACTGAGCCTAAAAAACCGCAACGACATCCAGGTGGTCGGGATTGTGGAGCCCAACCGAGACCTGGCTCAGCGCTACGCGCAGCAACACGGCTACTCCATGAGCATCGTGTTCAATACCATGGACGAAATGATTACGGCCACCAAGCCCGAGGCCGTTACGGCGTTTGGTACCATCTACGAACATCTGGCGGTGGTGCAAACCTGTGCTCCCAAGGGCATCCATGTGATGGTGGAGAAACCCTTGGCCGTCAGCCTCGACCACGCCCGCAAGATGGAAGCCCTGGCCAAGAAGCACCACATCCAACTGCTTACCAATTACGAAACTACCTGGTACCCCACCAACCATGAAGCCTATGAACTGCTGAAAAAAGGTGCCGTGGGCGCGCTAAGTCAGGTGGTGATTCGGGATGGGCACCGGGGCCCAAAGAAGATAGGCGTCAACGCCGAATTCCTGGACTGGCTAACCGACCCGGTGCAGAATGGGGGCGGGGCGCTGATAGATTTTGGCTGCTACGGCGCCAACCTGATGACGTGGCTGCAAGACGGCAAGAAGCCCACTTCCGTAACGGCCGTCACGCAGCAGTTTCAGCCCGAAAACAACCCCAAAGTAGACGACGAAGCCACCATCCTTCTCACCTACGACCATGCCAAGGCCACCATCCAAGCTTCCTGGAACTGGCCCATCGGTAGAAAAGACCTGGAGATTTATGGCCAAACCGGCGCCATCTACGCCGACAACAAATACGATCTGCGCGTGCGCCACGCCGAGGGCTACGACCAGTTCCGGGAAGAAGCGCGCCGCCTTGAAGAACGCAAAGCCCCCTACGACGACCCGTTTGCTCTGTTGGCCGCTGTGGTTAGGCAGGAAATAAAACTCAAGCCCTTTGACTTGTCGTCGTTGGAAAACAACATGGTGGTAGTGGAAATCCTGGAGGCCGCCCGCAAGAGCGCTAAAACCCACAAAACCATTAACCTCTCTAACTAG
- a CDS encoding efflux RND transporter periplasmic adaptor subunit codes for MSAEEQKLGGIQIGSVSRRALGQGLKVNGVLDVPPDQLASVSAPLGGFVDRTALLQGTRVRKGEVLATIRNPDFAQLQQDYLETRSQLTYAKAEYERQAELYRQEVAPQKNFQRAQAEYQGLQAKAAAQAARLRASGLPVGGTIVTTAALRAP; via the coding sequence TTGTCAGCCGAGGAGCAGAAGTTAGGCGGCATACAAATAGGCAGCGTCAGTCGGCGGGCGTTAGGGCAAGGCTTGAAAGTGAACGGCGTACTGGATGTGCCGCCCGACCAGCTCGCCTCGGTAAGCGCCCCGCTCGGCGGCTTCGTCGACCGAACTGCCTTACTCCAGGGCACGCGCGTCCGCAAAGGCGAAGTGCTAGCCACCATTCGCAACCCCGACTTCGCGCAGCTCCAGCAGGATTACCTCGAAACTCGCAGCCAACTCACGTATGCCAAAGCCGAGTACGAGCGCCAAGCCGAACTATACCGCCAAGAAGTAGCCCCGCAAAAAAACTTCCAACGGGCCCAAGCCGAATACCAAGGATTGCAAGCCAAAGCAGCCGCTCAAGCGGCCCGGCTCCGCGCCTCTGGCTTGCCCGTTGGTGGTACCATCGTCACGACGGCGGCGTTGCGCGCCCCGTGA
- a CDS encoding YfiT family bacillithiol transferase yields MENNLVDLQYPIGRPVLPEGPLTSAERAVYIEQLAALPGQLTVAARKAGGVRLENPYRPGGWTGRQVLHHVADVHMNFDIRFRLALTEDNPTIRPFDMNAWAVLPDISASPVTVSLMLLEALHSRWVTLLWHLTDEQWQRTFYHPLYQQTYTLDQALVQYSWHGRHHLAHIELLSREA; encoded by the coding sequence ATGGAAAACAACCTTGTTGACTTGCAATACCCTATCGGCCGGCCGGTGCTACCCGAAGGCCCGCTGACATCCGCTGAGCGCGCCGTTTATATCGAGCAACTGGCGGCGCTGCCGGGACAACTAACCGTAGCGGCTCGCAAAGCCGGGGGCGTGCGCCTGGAAAACCCCTACCGCCCCGGTGGCTGGACGGGCCGGCAGGTACTGCACCACGTGGCCGATGTGCACATGAACTTCGACATCCGCTTCCGGCTGGCTCTCACCGAAGACAATCCTACCATCCGGCCCTTCGACATGAACGCCTGGGCTGTCCTCCCCGACATCAGCGCCTCGCCCGTTACGGTGTCGTTGATGCTGCTGGAGGCTCTGCACTCGCGCTGGGTAACGCTGCTCTGGCACCTCACCGACGAGCAATGGCAGCGCACCTTCTACCACCCCTTATATCAGCAAACCTATACCCTCGACCAAGCGCTAGTGCAATACAGTTGGCACGGACGCCACCACTTGGCGCATATCGAGCTGCTAAGCCGTGAAGCATGA
- a CDS encoding serine hydrolase domain-containing protein, with protein sequence MKKLLLLLPLLAVLVGFSVQAQQVPQHVTTVAQLTDSIQRIMRREHMPGLLLTLVAHDTVLFEGGLGYADLENKKPVTAHTLFRIGSITKTFVAVGLLQLVEQGKLSLNDEVRKLAPEIPIDNPWEATDPVRVVHLLEHTAGFNDMGLNHVYNSTATDPRGAAAVQVFRPELRCRWRPGERMAYSNPGYEVAGYLLEKLSGQPYDQYLAQHLLRPLGMPDATAELRPAANPKLARGYAYDNGHYNRLLPLPIYAGPAGSMSASAADMTRWVQFFLHDFRAPDGTALLQPASLREMETSHSPLGARAGLPTGYGLANQLMNRRGNASFRGHGGGIYGFRSTFAYNRELGLGYALSNNGEQDAGAIDKLVRTFLLRQVPTPPAPRTVPLDVAAVAPYLGHYQNVAPRNQLAGLGDYLLGDKQLVQRGSLLLLQPLAGTADTLLPTGPLTFRRPKDLVPSIVLTHDHDSRRALISSDGFSLEAGSLWWLRPALFAASLLLIITGILAGLVWLIFALRRKLPRVQVLPRLLPLLATVALITTIVAFVGVASNITGAGSVNVATVLLGVSPLAFCVFTLAGLILTIRYFRQFRSRVVAWYLLFTYGALGWLATAFATYGWMNLQMWGV encoded by the coding sequence GTGAAAAAGCTACTTCTGCTTCTGCCGCTGCTAGCGGTTTTGGTTGGTTTCTCAGTGCAAGCCCAGCAGGTACCCCAGCATGTTACCACCGTAGCCCAGCTCACCGATTCCATTCAGCGCATTATGCGCCGGGAGCACATGCCGGGCCTCTTGCTCACGCTCGTCGCTCACGACACGGTGCTGTTTGAAGGAGGATTAGGCTACGCCGATCTAGAAAACAAGAAGCCCGTAACGGCTCACACGCTGTTCCGGATAGGCTCTATCACCAAAACCTTCGTGGCAGTAGGGCTGCTGCAACTCGTCGAGCAAGGCAAACTCAGTCTTAACGATGAAGTGCGCAAGCTGGCCCCCGAAATTCCCATCGACAACCCTTGGGAAGCCACTGACCCCGTGCGAGTGGTGCACTTGCTGGAACACACCGCTGGCTTCAACGATATGGGCCTCAACCACGTCTATAACTCCACGGCTACCGACCCGCGAGGCGCGGCCGCCGTGCAAGTGTTTCGGCCCGAGCTGCGCTGCCGTTGGCGGCCCGGCGAGCGAATGGCGTACTCCAACCCTGGCTACGAAGTGGCAGGCTACCTGCTCGAGAAACTCAGTGGCCAACCCTACGACCAGTACCTAGCGCAGCACCTATTGCGCCCCCTCGGTATGCCCGACGCCACCGCCGAACTGCGCCCCGCCGCCAACCCCAAGCTGGCCCGCGGCTACGCCTACGACAACGGCCACTACAACCGCCTGCTGCCCCTGCCCATCTACGCAGGCCCGGCGGGCTCCATGAGTGCTTCCGCCGCGGACATGACGCGTTGGGTGCAGTTCTTCCTGCACGACTTCCGTGCCCCCGATGGAACCGCCCTGCTGCAGCCTGCTTCCTTGCGCGAGATGGAAACTTCCCATAGCCCCCTCGGAGCCCGGGCGGGTTTGCCCACCGGCTACGGGCTGGCCAACCAGCTCATGAACCGACGCGGCAACGCTTCGTTCCGGGGGCACGGCGGGGGTATCTACGGGTTCCGTTCCACTTTCGCCTACAATCGGGAGCTAGGCTTGGGCTATGCTCTTTCCAACAACGGCGAACAAGACGCCGGCGCCATCGACAAGCTGGTGCGCACGTTTTTGCTGCGCCAGGTACCCACGCCGCCTGCTCCGCGCACCGTCCCGCTCGATGTGGCCGCCGTGGCACCTTACTTGGGTCATTACCAAAACGTAGCGCCCCGCAACCAACTCGCCGGCCTCGGCGACTACCTGCTCGGCGACAAACAATTGGTGCAGCGTGGGTCGTTGTTGCTGCTCCAGCCCCTTGCCGGTACGGCCGATACGCTGCTACCCACAGGTCCGCTCACGTTTCGCCGCCCCAAGGACCTTGTGCCTAGCATCGTGCTTACCCACGACCATGACAGCCGTCGTGCGCTGATTTCCTCGGATGGTTTTTCGCTGGAAGCAGGTTCTTTGTGGTGGCTGCGGCCGGCGTTATTTGCCGCTAGCCTATTACTCATTATCACGGGCATTCTGGCGGGATTGGTGTGGCTAATCTTCGCCTTGCGCCGCAAACTGCCCCGCGTCCAGGTGCTGCCCCGGCTGCTGCCGCTACTGGCTACCGTGGCGCTTATCACCACCATAGTAGCTTTTGTCGGCGTGGCTAGCAACATCACCGGGGCCGGCAGCGTCAATGTGGCGACTGTGCTGCTTGGCGTTAGTCCGCTGGCATTCTGCGTGTTTACCCTTGCGGGGCTCATCCTTACCATTCGGTACTTCCGCCAGTTTCGGAGCCGCGTAGTGGCGTGGTACTTGCTGTTCACCTACGGCGCCTTGGGCTGGTTGGCCACCGCATTTGCCACCTATGGCTGGATGAACTTACAGATGTGGGGCGTGTAA
- a CDS encoding efflux RND transporter periplasmic adaptor subunit, with amino-acid sequence MKTVNVTVGQSVTPTDVLFEIVDPEHLHVELTVFEKDVPQVHKDQLVRFSLSNDRPGTERTARVYLISRAISTERTVRVHAHLDQEDHALLPGTFVRAVIETNRATVPAVPEKAVVQFEGRHYVYTAKSQAGHYRMVEVQPGLSEDGYTAVQLPTAVAADSARLVVEGAYSLLAKMKNAEEEE; translated from the coding sequence GTGAAAACGGTTAACGTAACTGTGGGGCAGAGCGTGACCCCCACCGATGTGCTATTTGAAATTGTAGACCCGGAGCACTTGCACGTCGAGCTAACCGTGTTCGAGAAAGACGTGCCCCAAGTGCACAAAGATCAGCTCGTACGCTTCAGCCTCAGCAACGACCGTCCGGGTACCGAGCGCACTGCCCGTGTTTACCTCATCAGTCGGGCCATTAGCACCGAGCGCACCGTGCGCGTCCATGCTCACCTCGACCAGGAAGATCATGCTCTGTTGCCAGGCACGTTTGTCCGCGCCGTCATCGAAACCAACCGGGCCACCGTACCTGCGGTGCCTGAAAAGGCAGTAGTACAGTTTGAAGGGCGACACTACGTGTATACTGCCAAATCACAAGCAGGTCACTACCGCATGGTGGAAGTACAGCCCGGCTTGAGCGAAGACGGTTACACCGCCGTTCAACTCCCTACCGCCGTTGCAGCCGATTCCGCGCGCTTAGTTGTAGAGGGAGCGTATTCTTTACTCGCTAAAATGAAAAACGCTGAGGAAGAGGAGTAG
- a CDS encoding TlpA disulfide reductase family protein: protein MKKHLFGLLLFAPWLAQAQTPLSYTIKGTIGKQSVPAKIYLTSAGLLMDSTALKNGAFEFKGTTDFPKQATLIVHRNGKLTLAFFNSSNRKDLFLEPGPIVVTSPDSLPNAKLTGTQLTADFNKLQASLKPITDKMNALGAEYGKASEAQRKTPEFQERMRTAGQNAFKDFVLREKEFIKANPNSWVSLNLLPQLGMMGPPQYAEVAPLYNALSPTLKNSAPGIQYGKLVQDLKDVAIGVQAPNFSQKTPEGKVVSLADYRGKYVLVDFWASWCGPCREENPAVTKAYNAYKAKNFDVLGVSLDDEKGRAKWLKAIQDDKLAWTQVSDLRGWENEVARSYHVQAIPQNFLIDPTGKIVAANLKGDELHATLARLIK, encoded by the coding sequence ATGAAAAAGCATCTATTCGGCTTATTGCTGTTTGCGCCGTGGCTGGCTCAGGCCCAAACACCCCTGTCCTACACTATCAAAGGCACTATTGGTAAACAGAGTGTCCCCGCTAAAATCTACCTGACATCTGCCGGCTTACTAATGGACTCTACTGCGCTGAAAAACGGCGCTTTCGAGTTTAAAGGAACAACTGACTTTCCTAAACAGGCGACCTTGATTGTACATCGGAATGGTAAGCTAACACTTGCTTTCTTCAATTCTTCGAACCGAAAAGACCTCTTTTTGGAGCCTGGTCCCATTGTAGTTACCAGCCCCGATTCGCTGCCTAATGCCAAACTTACGGGCACCCAGCTAACGGCGGATTTCAACAAGCTGCAAGCTTCGCTGAAGCCTATTACTGATAAGATGAACGCTCTAGGGGCCGAGTACGGAAAGGCTTCGGAAGCACAGCGAAAGACCCCCGAGTTTCAGGAGCGCATGCGCACTGCGGGTCAGAATGCCTTCAAAGACTTCGTCTTACGGGAGAAGGAGTTCATCAAAGCCAACCCCAATTCCTGGGTAAGCCTAAACCTGTTGCCACAGCTAGGAATGATGGGGCCACCGCAGTACGCAGAGGTAGCCCCACTTTATAATGCCTTAAGTCCAACGCTCAAAAACAGCGCGCCCGGCATACAATACGGCAAGCTGGTTCAAGACCTCAAAGATGTGGCTATCGGGGTACAGGCACCCAACTTTAGCCAGAAAACGCCCGAGGGCAAAGTGGTTTCCCTAGCCGACTACCGTGGCAAGTACGTACTGGTCGACTTCTGGGCTTCTTGGTGCGGCCCCTGCCGGGAGGAAAACCCTGCTGTCACGAAGGCCTACAATGCCTACAAAGCCAAGAACTTCGATGTACTCGGCGTGTCGCTCGACGACGAGAAAGGCCGGGCCAAGTGGCTGAAAGCCATTCAGGACGACAAGTTGGCCTGGACGCAGGTATCGGACTTGCGGGGTTGGGAGAATGAGGTTGCGAGGAGCTACCACGTGCAAGCCATTCCGCAGAACTTTCTGATTGACCCAACCGGCAAAATCGTAGCTGCCAACCTGAAAGGCGATGAACTACATGCAACCCTGGCCCGCTTGATCAAGTAG
- a CDS encoding pullulanase X25 domain-containing protein produces MSRARKEGVVYFTNSRNGLSIVSNVPARTLGLPVHDIADFLYYEPYRSPFVQVSRTLLKQGVVSSATPFLDTKASGSTRRSAARLSEEDLIRMANELSNSPQLAQAVELLELGCTYYPQSAGIIKASAFARLKQNDRLKAQAALSRYVAMKPDDQAARNILTQLTEPTRGNVTLRLPGFPTARLITVAGSFNNWQPLHTLFLKEGDEWRCTLQLPKGTYQYKIVVDGNWQTDPANPNTQDDGKGNINSTLTVNNN; encoded by the coding sequence GTGTCGCGGGCCCGCAAGGAGGGCGTGGTGTACTTCACCAACAGCCGCAATGGCTTGAGTATCGTATCGAATGTACCGGCCCGGACGCTAGGGCTACCGGTGCACGATATAGCGGACTTCCTCTACTACGAGCCCTACCGAAGTCCGTTTGTTCAGGTTAGCCGCACGCTGCTGAAGCAGGGTGTTGTGTCTTCCGCGACGCCTTTTCTAGATACAAAGGCCAGTGGCAGTACCCGGCGCAGCGCGGCGAGGCTGTCCGAAGAAGACTTGATCCGCATGGCCAACGAGTTAAGCAACAGTCCGCAACTCGCCCAAGCCGTTGAACTGCTAGAACTAGGTTGTACGTACTACCCGCAATCGGCTGGTATAATAAAAGCCTCCGCCTTCGCGCGTCTGAAACAGAACGACCGTCTCAAGGCCCAAGCTGCTTTAAGCCGCTACGTAGCCATGAAACCCGACGACCAAGCCGCCCGAAACATCCTAACCCAACTTACAGAACCCACCAGAGGCAACGTAACGCTCCGGCTGCCCGGCTTCCCGACGGCCCGCCTAATTACGGTGGCTGGCAGCTTCAACAACTGGCAACCACTACACACCCTGTTTCTGAAAGAAGGCGACGAGTGGCGCTGCACCTTGCAACTACCCAAAGGCACCTACCAATACAAGATTGTGGTGGATGGCAACTGGCAAACCGACCCTGCCAACCCCAACACTCAAGACGACGGCAAGGGAAATATAAACTCTACCCTAACAGTGAACAACAATTAA
- a CDS encoding SDR family oxidoreductase has translation MKDETTLSRRQIISGLGASLAVAAVSPVLSVDAATNAADAAAEPLKDPNNAYPKPPFKSQSQPWPGLASKMEPLPDHGEKSYKGSGRLKGRKALITGGDSGMGRAAAIAYAREGADVAINYLPAEEADAKEVVALIKAAGQKAVAIPGDLRDEAFCKKLVDEAVRQLGGLDILVSNAARQQQHQSIMELSSEDFDATMKTNIYAPFWIIKAALPHLQPGSAIIGTTSEQATDPSADLYDYAQTKAATTSYVRSLAKQLAPKGIRVNGVAPGPIWTPLQVSGGATQEKLQKFGGDTPMKRPGQPAELASIYVQLADPMASYATGQVYGATGGGGQP, from the coding sequence ATGAAAGACGAAACCACACTTAGCCGCCGCCAAATAATTAGTGGCTTAGGAGCCAGCTTAGCAGTTGCCGCCGTAAGCCCCGTACTATCCGTCGATGCCGCTACTAACGCCGCTGATGCGGCCGCCGAACCTTTGAAAGACCCCAACAATGCCTACCCTAAGCCCCCGTTCAAAAGCCAGTCGCAGCCTTGGCCGGGACTCGCCAGCAAAATGGAGCCTCTGCCCGACCACGGTGAGAAAAGCTACAAGGGCTCGGGCCGCCTGAAAGGCCGCAAAGCCCTCATCACGGGGGGCGACTCCGGCATGGGTCGCGCCGCTGCCATTGCCTACGCCCGCGAAGGTGCCGACGTGGCCATCAACTACTTACCGGCCGAGGAAGCCGACGCCAAGGAAGTGGTAGCCCTCATCAAAGCCGCTGGCCAAAAAGCCGTTGCCATTCCCGGCGACTTGCGCGACGAAGCGTTCTGCAAAAAGCTGGTCGACGAGGCCGTACGCCAGCTAGGCGGCCTGGATATTTTGGTTAGCAACGCAGCGCGGCAGCAGCAGCACCAGTCCATTATGGAACTGTCAAGCGAAGACTTCGACGCGACGATGAAAACCAACATCTACGCCCCGTTCTGGATTATCAAGGCTGCGCTGCCCCACCTCCAGCCGGGCTCGGCCATCATCGGTACCACTTCCGAGCAAGCTACCGACCCATCCGCCGACCTCTACGATTACGCCCAAACCAAAGCGGCCACCACCAGTTACGTCCGCTCCCTGGCGAAGCAGCTCGCCCCAAAAGGCATCCGAGTCAACGGAGTAGCGCCCGGCCCCATTTGGACGCCCCTGCAAGTGAGTGGCGGCGCCACCCAAGAGAAACTGCAGAAATTCGGCGGCGATACCCCCATGAAGCGGCCAGGACAGCCAGCGGAGCTAGCCTCCATCTACGTGCAGCTCGCCGACCCAATGGCCAGCTACGCTACCGGCCAAGTCTACGGAGCCACCGGCGGCGGCGGCCAGCCGTAA
- a CDS encoding DUF6660 family protein, giving the protein MRLLALFFSLYFLVLSCRACADEEVRPDTKETCISVGQSGHCPTESLGDWCSPLCQCHCCPGFALPVAPPLLPIKSQATNSTRTYAVAPVPGLVAHMPTSPWQPPQATC; this is encoded by the coding sequence ATGCGGTTGTTGGCTCTGTTCTTTTCGCTGTACTTTCTGGTACTCTCGTGTCGAGCTTGTGCCGATGAAGAAGTGCGCCCGGATACCAAGGAAACCTGTATTTCCGTTGGGCAGTCGGGGCATTGCCCCACTGAGTCTCTTGGCGACTGGTGTTCCCCTTTGTGCCAATGCCACTGCTGTCCGGGGTTTGCGCTACCCGTTGCACCGCCGCTACTACCCATTAAGAGTCAGGCCACTAATAGTACGCGCACTTATGCGGTTGCGCCCGTGCCCGGCTTGGTAGCCCATATGCCCACTTCGCCCTGGCAGCCTCCTCAGGCAACCTGTTAA